DNA from Malus sylvestris chromosome 11, drMalSylv7.2, whole genome shotgun sequence:
GGAGCTGTGGAACTGCTAAATAAAGGACATCCAAAAAACCTGAGAGTTGCAATTCATGCCGCAGTAGAGAGGATCATTTTCTCTTCCAAAGCATCAGGTATGCTAACATTTGATATATACAATTAAAGGCCATTTAGATTTCCATCCTTCGATAGGttttcttatgtttttcattaaaCCCATTTTAGATTGGGTTTTGATTGGACTTTGATTTTGATCTTGTATGTTGCGTACATATAACTGTGAATATACATACGTGCAGGTACATTAATATGTTTCGAtcgaaaaacaaaaatcaaatctaTCAGggcgttaaaaaaaaaaaaaaaatatgcctagatatatttgaagaatttgaatCTATTCTATGTATTTAATAActtgtaaattaaatatatgTTCAATTCTAATATCGATTTAATGCAGGTTTGTCAGCTAAAGGAATCATATACACTGATTCTAACGGGAGGTCTCATCAGGCATTGATACGTGGTAAGGGTGAGGTTATATTGAGTGCAGGAGCAATTGGGAGTCCTCAACTTCTGCTACTTAGCGGTGTTGGTCCGAAGTCCTACCTTTCATCTCTTAAAATCCCAGTTGTTCACCCACAACCTTACGTTGGGCAGTTTATGCGTGACAATCCTCGTCATTACGTTACCATTTTGCCGCCATCTGAACTAGAACCTTCTACTGCACAGATTGCTGGTATCACAAGTGATTACTATATAGAGACTTTCTCCGGCTTACCATTTTCTACCATGGCCTTTAGTCTTTTCCCTAATCCAACTATTCCCATGACGATAAATTCAACTTTCGGGCACATTGTTACCAAAAATCCAGCACCCTTGTCCTATGGTTCTCTTAAACTGCAATCATCCTATGATGTCAAAGTCGGCCCAAATGTCAAATTTAACTACTTTGCAAAGAAGGCAGACCTTTCTCGTTGTGTTAGTGCTGTGAGAAAAATGGGTGATTTATTAAAAACAAACTCATTGAAACCATTTAAGATTCGAGATTTGCCAGGCGAAAATGGTTTTAACCTTTTTGGACCACCTTTACCAATGAACCAGTCAGATGTTGCATCCATTGAAACATTCTGTCGAGATACAGTAGCCACAATTTGGCACTACCATGGTGGATGCCTCGTCGGAAAGGTAGTTGATGGAGATTTCCGGGTCAGGGGGATCAAGGCATTACGTGTTGTTGATGGATCTGTGTTCAAAAGTTTATCACCAGGGACCAATCCTCAAGCCACTCTTATGATGTTAGGCAGGTATGCATAAAACCATGAGAAATTACCTATACATTATACAACTACTTAATTATATTTAACTAAATAATATCTACTAAATCATCCGAAATATAaattatttggttttttttcttttctttctaataATATGATATTGTTGTTTTCCCACTCCAAATTTTGTTCTTTGGGCAGGCATGTTGGCCTTCGAATGCTGGAAGAAAGATCGGCTTGCAAGGGGCGTTGATCATAATTCAAGATTATGGTTAATTTGTCATGCAATAAGTTGAAGATTATTGAACAAGGGTTAGTGTTATGGTTTTTACTTAAGACAAACTTAGCTAATAAAGTCATGATGTAACTCAAGACTCAAGTGGTACTGGATGGATAGAACAATTGAATCGAAGCTATAGGCACATTAGTTTTAGGGAAATTGGTTCGATTACCCTATTGCAAAGCCCTCTTCCTAAAATTCAATATGTATCCATATGTTGTCCAAACGTTGATATTTCATTAATATGCTGTTGATATTTCGTTGATATGTTATTCATATTTTGTCGATATGGATAAACCTAAGTGAAGGCAATTTCCTCGAAGAAAGCTCTTATTGAATAGAAGTAGGGTTTTTATTGGTATTTTTTCACCAAGGCGACCACATTTCCCTTAgttttattggttttttttttcttcttttttcttctttttaaattgttttcaatTAACACTACAAAAAATTCCTTGCCAGACGAAATACTTTTTTTGGGCTAAATAAGGATTCGTCACCTAAAATTTCAATGGACGAAACAAAGTCTTCGGGTAAAGGAGCGTTGACCACCCTTGGTTGACGGATATATCTTGCTCGACGACATAATTTCGTCAAGTTTTTGCAAATTAAATACTTTAGCCAGACGAAAGCAACTGTTtaacaaaactaaaataaaaatgcaaTAACAGTTTGCTTGACGAATCTGTTCGTCGGGTAAagccattaattttttttattggaaattaaaaataatgtttaatttaaattatttaaatcttTTTATATTAATCtacaaaactaaaataaatcacatctttcaaagCACAATATaagaattgattttttgcaagaAATGTACTCTTGCATTTGCATACCTCTTTAGAACTCAAATGATTTGGATTTTGGCCAAGGTAGCTTTGTCTCCATTATGTACTCTTcttagctatatatatatatgtctccATTATGTACTCTTcttagctatatatatatatatattcggcgagcctttttttcatccaaattataAGGCAAGATTTTCCCTGTATTCCTTAACAGGGCGAATAATTGCTTTCAatgtttttccttaatgaaaaaaattaaagaaatgatACTAACGACCTAATATGACAGTTGATTACAAATCCCAAATAATAGTCCAATACAAAGAAATGAAGTTACTCCAGCACATTTGGAATTAAAAAGTTTGGATCTGAGTCGGTGGCCCTAAGACTACAAAAAAGAGAGTTCAAATACAAATGAATGAAACTATGCTACTTCGGATAATCAAGATTTAACAGTTTGGATACGAGTTGGCGCAATAATATTGCAGTTGTTTTCTAATTGTAAATGGTAATCGAAATACAAGGGATGAAATTATTCACAGgatttaaaaactctaaatatACAAGGTTGTGCTCTAAACCTaatgaataagaaaataaagagCAGTAGTGTTAGTGACACCTAATTGTAGATAATGGCATCCATGCTTAGCCAAATCATGACCAATCTACTACTGATGTAATGCAACGTCCGGTTctatttggttaatattttccGAGCTGATCAGCTTGTATAAACCTTGTCATAAGGTATATCACAACTACTAAGCAATCTACTATTCATGCAACATCGATCATCTTCGTGAACTTTGTGGAGCCAAAGAATCACAAGgcaacacgtggatttttaggttaaaatgacaaaattaccctcgaggcataccgcgatgcctacgcgcgagcagcagACAATCaaccctcaaccaagtcaaaagtgccaaaaataggtaataattcaaaacctatttcatctaTCCTcattcctcatcaaatcctctccacaaggtaactcccaaatcaTTCcccttttattatattaattagctaatcaattaggaaattattctattaattagctaattaattgatttattattcaattattccTTATTAAACACAAATCAAGAACCTAGCCACAAAATGAACCAAGTGGCCGGTCCTTTCTCtcccaaaggggccggccacacccctataaaaactctatcattttctccaaaactcaATTACAATTCTCTTACTAAATTctcaaaattctccaaacattttttctctctaaattctaattttggcatcggagatttttcggccaaagccccccattcatcgtgggcacgtgaggctcttggccttgacctaagatgttatttattttgtaggtgcagtTTTATCCAAGAATAAGGAAGAAGAAATTTACATTCACAAACTTTATTGTTTAATGAAATTTATTGGTCAGGGTCTAAACCTGCAGGTCAGATCGTGTCAATCAGTCGGCTATATAGAATGACGATTTAAAAAGTAATTTCATATAAGAAATGTATGTGTTGTTAAGCCGTAACCCCCAAGGCACCACAAATGTCCAGGCGCAGACTggaggaatatatatatatatatatatatataaacaaagtttAGTCAGATTTGCAGAATTCCATTCCACGCCATTTTCGGTTAGACGGAAATAATTTATGTACCTGACATAGACAAAGTCGACTTTTCAAGGGGTACCTTTCTTCAAACTATACATATTAATTTAATCgctatttgctttttttttaaagacaTCTTATGAGTGACTGCAATGTCAAAGATATTGATAAGATAATGCAGGCCCAGAAGTTATAGAGTGAGTTaagaacaaaattaaataaataacaaaaggTCAAAAACATCTGCAaaacttaaaattctaattcataaaaaaaaccttaagGGAGCGTTTGTTTACTCTTCTTAGCCTTCACTAGATTGGGTTGGATTGGAATGTAGTCTTGTGTTTGGTGGCTTGTGGGACTAGAGTTAATGAGATTAACTGGGACTTGCTTTCACTAGAGGCGTCGCTAGCCGGTCTTCACGAGTCCCCCAAAAAACCACGGGATTAGCTAGGAACTTCGCTTCATTCTGCTTGATTCACCTCCTCGACCTCGATTTCGATGGCATCTCACTTCGTCCTGCTTGATTCACCTCTTTGACCTCGATTTTGACAGCAAAGACTTCGGGCACGACTTCATCTCCAACGCCAAACTCGTCAACTGCAATTCTTTTTTCTGgataaaaaagaaacaaaatctgCAAATTCCCGATGAGCCCACATCTCAGATTTCCCGACGAACCCACAACCTTGATTTCCCGACGAACCGACAAAAGAACACTTGGTCAATATGCAGAAATGGGTTCTCCATTTTCTTCGATTGAACTTGAATCAGACCCAGAAAACAGAGATCGATCTTCGCTTGAAGAACTTAAGATCCGAGAACGATCTTCGCAATTTGAAATCTCTCCGCTTACCTGCAACTCCGGCTCCCACTTCAAGCGCTTCATATTAggtgaaacaaaataaatacaaacgGAGAGAGGGGGGAGAGGATAGTGGTACAAAGGTAAAACGGGAGAAAGGGAGGGGGCGGAGtagaaaaaagaggaaaaggGGAAAGTGGAGGGCGACATTGGCGGAGTAAacaatgagaaaaaaaattgagatgtATAAAGATTAGAGAAGAAGATGACTCtagaaaaatggaaaatgataaagaaataataaatattaattgatataagattaaattaataataaaatatcaatagatatagattaaataatataatattataatccGGCTTCCTAGTTCGATACTGCaacaaacgcttcactaagctagTCTAGCTTAGGGCTGGTtgggtattgctgtgctttgaaaaaaagttgttgtgagaataagcggctgtgctgtgagaataagtggctgtgaaataaatcagcagagtgtttagtaaacttttttgtaaaagtgcttttggaaaaaaaagcagtctgatagtgggtcttttcattaaaggagcactgtagctccgtgtgctttgaaaaaaagccagttttccaaagctgcaaatagcagctttagctttttcctttgatttcagcttattctcacagcagcttccaaaataagccatttttttttcagtttaccaaacacctaaaacctcataactttttttcatgggtgctttttttttaagcacctcactcccaaaccaccccttagtctagtctaagccattCCAGCTTAGTACATGCAGCTAATTCAGTCCGAGAcaatccggtgcaacaaacgcacccaaaATTCTAATATAACACTATGACGTTATGCGCAGTCACGAGCATTGGTCACCGGTGGAAGCGCTGACGGTAGACATTATGATTTTTggcaacaaaaataaaaccataCTTCATTGCAAGGCTATAAGTTTTATCCGACTATTAAGAAAAAAACTATATATCATTATCATTTAATACGATCTAGTGGTATTATTCTTTAGTTATAAGCAAGAGATCTAGGCTTAACCTATCTCCCTCTCCTTTAGTATAAATAGTatcatttgtaaataaaaaaaaacaaacaaacaaacaaacaagtcaTGGGTTCAAATCCATACGAGTCTCTTTCGTAACGAATATCTCTCTTACACTTAATTGGTGAGATTCTCTTAGCAATTATTTTGTAGGCTAAAGTCATTGTAACCAAGGatttaaatatcggtaatatcggaaatatcggtagtccgaaaacacggaaatatcgatggaaatatcgggataatatcgatatcgataaaaattacatggaaaccacggaaattgtaagaaaaacttggaaatttttattaaaactttgcaggatgtttatttagtcaattatctattaatttatcacaaaaaattggaaggaaatgcattgcatgatggatttaacattatcaagttgattatatagcgagctggcaaacattgtgagtgtagaaaatatgtagtaattaatgaaagaagtttaaacacaccataatcatttatatataatgaattagtacaatattttacactttatacattgcatggaaagatacatgagtgacttagtaccacatagagttcctatgaggttcaaaattttcaccttggtgttttttaaaatatagaaatttatcctagataataaatattagctTGCAAACCTTGCAGACATCTTAATGACCATATAAGGCTGAATATGTAATCACAAACACATCTGTAACGAGTTGGATAAGGCCCAGGTACGTGGTTGACAAAGGAAGGGTTCAAATATAATCTGCTTgcttagttaaaaaaaaacaaaatattatctaaataatttataatttatataacatttatatatatatatatataatatatcctaaacttttaaaaatataaatggaTGGCCTTcattattaaaagttaaaaccatGCACCTCTTTCACGTCACTTGTCTAAAAGTTTTAGACTAAAACCATCAAAgccaattgttttgttttttttaagtctCCCGTCCCACCAaggttttctctctctctctctctctctccccgcaCCGTCCCCTCCTCCTCCCTCATCTTCACAGATCTatgttcctctctctctccccgcaTCACAGATCTctgttcctctctctctccccgcatcgtctcctcctcctccctcatCTTCACCGATCTCTgttcctttctctctccccgcaccgtctcctcctcctccctcatCTTCACAGATCTCTGTGAAATGTTTGCTCATTGATCTCTCAACTCCGTCCGATCCGTGGCCTTCCAAATATGATGATCTTTAGCACTGTAACTGCCGGTCAGGTACTCGATTTCTCAGCTTCTACTGTTTTCTTCCAGATCTTGCTCGAATTCAAGCCCTTGCTTCTCGGATTAGTGTAATTTTGTCATTGATTTTGGTATAAAGTGGTGATTTTTGTTGAAAGATAGTGATGATTTTGTTCCGTGTGGTTGTAGGTTTCGTTCTTGCTCGGAGTTATTCCGATTCTCCGGCGAGGTCGTGCACCTCCGGCGTTGTAGCAGTTcaaaaaatatcgcgatattatcgataatatcgcaatattttgacgaaaaccatccggatacctatttaaatatccattgcgcgaaaaaccgataatatcggcgatatttcgcagATATTATtggcattttcttccatgatTGTAACACATGTACTTCTCCATTATCTATCTATTCTATTAAGAGAAGAGggcttgtcaactttttgccctttttttttcatttttgccctcacttttgatacacaatgtTGACAAAAATGAGGGCTAAATAgtatttttgtatattttgacaaaatgacaattaTATCcatatttttcctattttactatgtttttttttttgagaaaatgacaatcatatacttatttttccaattttacccttacttttgatacacaatacttacataaggaggacaaaataggaaaaaaagaggaaaaagttGACAAGGAGGCCTCTCTTAATAACACTTTTGATACATAAGAAggacaaaataggaaaaaaagggggaaaaagttgacaatgaggcttctcttaatatAATAGTATAGAaataaaatatgcacttattaagagaaattgttcacatacacaaagtgtgtgctctCTCTCTGCTAGTTATATATAAAGAGAACACAAAAGGTGAATAGTGTTTCGATGTCATAATGCTTTACCAAAAataattggacaaaaatgcccccaaaacaaaaaacttcaaaggcatcTCAAAATAATGCACCAAATAAgacaagggcattttcgtcattttaatattatttttttaataatgaatgattttgtggtttttttttttaaattagtacctcacaataggctagtaataatgtgattcaatttatttatttttaaacacattcaaaacatcttaagagacgtgtaatgccagttataaaaaagATATTTCGCACGtggataataatatgattaaattagttgtcaaatgattttttttttgtaaaaaaatgatattatctatactaatgaGGAAGGAGGTGGGCTTAGTCtcataatgtgattcaattagttgtttattaaatattattctctttattttaaacacgttcaaaacatatTAAGAGACCTGTAATGCTAGTTATAAAAAAGTAtttcgcacgcggataataatgtgattaaattagttgtcaaatgatttttttttaacaaatgatattatctacactaaaggggagggggtgggctttgcctcacaatgggctaacaataatgtgattcaatc
Protein-coding regions in this window:
- the LOC126591180 gene encoding (R)-mandelonitrile lyase 2-like, with amino-acid sequence MENSAIAAILFLLYFFVFCPQLGVHSFATPSDVQDFSYLKFVRNATDLPLQEKYDYIVVGGGTAGCPLAATLSANYSVLLLERGDIPTAYPNVLSNAGILANFMQEDDGKTPAQRFTSEDGVAFVRGRVLGGSSMINVGLYSRADSEFLKKSGIKLDMNLVNNSYEWVENTLVFRPNLSHWQSVVKDALLEAGVRPDNGLTLDHIQGTKITGTIFDDRGRRHGAVELLNKGHPKNLRVAIHAAVERIIFSSKASGLSAKGIIYTDSNGRSHQALIRGKGEVILSAGAIGSPQLLLLSGVGPKSYLSSLKIPVVHPQPYVGQFMRDNPRHYVTILPPSELEPSTAQIAGITSDYYIETFSGLPFSTMAFSLFPNPTIPMTINSTFGHIVTKNPAPLSYGSLKLQSSYDVKVGPNVKFNYFAKKADLSRCVSAVRKMGDLLKTNSLKPFKIRDLPGENGFNLFGPPLPMNQSDVASIETFCRDTVATIWHYHGGCLVGKVVDGDFRVRGIKALRVVDGSVFKSLSPGTNPQATLMMLGRHVGLRMLEERSACKGR